Proteins encoded within one genomic window of Calditrichota bacterium:
- a CDS encoding phosphate butyryltransferase — MRHPHITIKRAGTVRRPPLPLLQTMPDIIARAREVSSLSARPCRVAVAAAHDDAAIEAVIAAHREGIADGLLFGDEIRIRELIAKHSGESTGLMVVPTTGDEESAEATAAAVADRSADIVMKGILPTSKLLKSLLKQKYGLRRKGLLSHTAILSPSRYPKLLAVTDGGMVIKPTFEQKVEIIRNAVMVSRALGIERPRVAVLTTIDHVIEAFPETFAAAALAKMAQRGQIKHCDIDGPMSLDTAVWPPAVEQQGIDSTVAGQADVVVADSIEEGNILAKSLIQFGGAAFAGVIVGAKVPISLVSRADPAFNKLSSIALAVLVSHFLKR; from the coding sequence ATGAGACATCCCCATATCACTATCAAGCGCGCCGGAACCGTCAGGCGTCCTCCTCTGCCACTTCTCCAAACGATGCCGGATATCATCGCTCGGGCACGAGAGGTGAGTAGTTTGTCTGCCCGTCCCTGCCGGGTTGCGGTAGCAGCAGCCCACGACGATGCTGCCATAGAAGCCGTTATCGCGGCACATCGCGAAGGGATTGCCGACGGTCTCCTCTTTGGCGATGAGATACGAATTCGTGAACTGATTGCAAAGCATTCCGGTGAATCCACCGGCCTAATGGTAGTTCCGACCACGGGCGATGAGGAATCTGCAGAGGCGACTGCAGCAGCAGTGGCAGATCGGTCCGCCGACATCGTAATGAAGGGGATTCTACCCACCTCGAAATTACTGAAGTCTTTGTTGAAGCAGAAATATGGTCTGCGACGCAAGGGGCTTCTATCGCATACGGCCATCCTATCGCCGTCACGCTATCCGAAGTTGCTTGCGGTAACCGATGGCGGTATGGTCATCAAGCCCACTTTTGAACAGAAGGTCGAGATCATACGCAATGCCGTCATGGTGAGTCGGGCATTAGGCATCGAGCGACCGCGGGTAGCGGTCCTTACTACCATAGATCATGTAATTGAGGCATTTCCTGAGACCTTTGCCGCAGCCGCTCTCGCCAAAATGGCGCAGCGGGGCCAAATCAAGCACTGCGACATCGACGGTCCGATGAGCCTCGACACCGCAGTCTGGCCGCCTGCAGTAGAGCAGCAAGGGATCGATTCGACTGTTGCCGGACAGGCCGACGTCGTTGTGGCCGACTCTATTGAGGAAGGCAACATCCTGGCAAAATCTCTCATCCAATTCGGCGGTGCCGCCTTCGCTGGCGTTATTGTAGGCGCCAAAGTTCCGATTAGCCTTGTCTCTCGAGCCGATCCGGCTTTCAACAAACTCTCCTCGATAGCCTTGGCGGTTCTGGTCTCACACTTCTTAAAGCGCTAA
- a CDS encoding aminotransferase class I/II-fold pyridoxal phosphate-dependent enzyme, translating to MPPSRIYLSPPHISDEGYELEFMKDAFASNWIAPLGPHVDAFEREFAVWHSMPYAAALSSGTAALHLALILLGVQHGDEVICSTFTFSATANAISYVNAKPVFIDSDAATWNMSPDLLADALRHKAAQGKLPKAAIIVDIIGQSADWKPLTAICEKFGVPIIEDAAEALGATYNGKQTGRFGKLAAFSFNGNKIITTSGGGMLVSDDEELIKKARFLSTQSRDPAIHYEHSQIGYNYRLSNVLAAIGRGQLKVLAQRVEQKRAIFDYYSRSLSDLPGIEFMPEPKGFRSTRWLTCLTVDPAKFGAGWQDIYTALNALNIESRPLWKPMHLQPVFADCEFVGGSVSESLFANGLCLPSGTALREDQLEQICDIVRKRCRA from the coding sequence ATGCCCCCATCACGAATCTACCTTTCACCTCCGCACATATCTGATGAGGGCTACGAACTCGAGTTCATGAAGGATGCCTTCGCTTCCAATTGGATTGCCCCGCTTGGCCCTCACGTTGACGCGTTCGAACGGGAGTTTGCTGTTTGGCATTCAATGCCTTACGCCGCCGCGCTCAGTTCCGGCACTGCCGCACTACATCTGGCGCTGATCCTGTTAGGCGTGCAGCACGGCGATGAAGTCATTTGCTCCACATTCACCTTCTCAGCAACCGCCAACGCTATTTCCTATGTCAACGCCAAACCGGTGTTCATCGACAGCGACGCTGCAACCTGGAATATGAGCCCCGACTTGCTCGCAGATGCGCTTAGGCACAAAGCAGCACAAGGCAAGCTCCCCAAAGCCGCCATCATTGTCGACATCATCGGGCAAAGTGCCGACTGGAAACCGCTCACCGCAATATGCGAAAAGTTCGGCGTCCCCATAATTGAGGATGCCGCAGAAGCCCTCGGCGCAACATACAACGGAAAGCAGACCGGCAGATTCGGAAAATTGGCTGCCTTCTCCTTTAACGGCAACAAGATCATCACCACTTCAGGAGGAGGGATGCTCGTTTCAGATGATGAGGAACTTATCAAAAAAGCCCGCTTCCTTTCCACTCAGTCGCGCGATCCCGCAATCCATTATGAGCACTCCCAAATCGGTTACAACTACCGCCTAAGCAACGTGCTGGCAGCGATCGGTCGTGGCCAGTTGAAAGTCCTGGCGCAGCGCGTCGAGCAAAAACGCGCAATATTCGACTATTATTCCCGTTCCTTAAGCGACCTGCCCGGCATCGAGTTTATGCCCGAACCGAAAGGATTCCGATCCACACGCTGGCTTACATGTTTAACCGTCGATCCTGCGAAGTTCGGCGCCGGTTGGCAAGACATATATACCGCTCTCAACGCGCTAAACATCGAATCGCGCCCCCTCTGGAAGCCGATGCACCTACAGCCCGTGTTTGCGGATTGTGAATTCGTTGGCGGCAGCGTATCCGAGAGTCTGTTTGCGAACGGCCTCTGTTTACCAAGCGGGACGGCATTGAGGGAGGATCAACTTGAGCAAATATGCGACATTGTGCGCAAGAGGTGTCGTGCGTGA
- a CDS encoding phosphate butyryltransferase — MSPIKFGLPFAGRCRTLDDLITAAEGRISNEGPFRVVVASGEDRLSLQGLEIARRRGWIEPILVGHQRHITEYLTELGERKSNWKVIPEKDHSVATAKAAKLVQQSRADILMRGRLLARDFFQALFDPALGLRKSGDFWTNIVALKVPTVERLLLLSDCALIVETDLTGRLRLIERVVEFAGQLGIKDPRIALLAAVETVTPGMPVALEEAIIAKMSERGQFPKGVSIDGPLSLDLSINLKAVEKKKMESKVAGLADILIVNNIHVGNVLFKSLITLCGASSASVIAGAPFPIILTSRSESPENILNSIALAIIMAGRKSKYS, encoded by the coding sequence ATGTCTCCTATCAAGTTTGGCCTGCCTTTCGCCGGGCGCTGCCGGACGTTGGACGACCTGATTACGGCAGCAGAAGGGCGCATTTCCAACGAAGGCCCCTTTCGCGTCGTCGTAGCGTCTGGCGAAGACCGCTTGTCGCTGCAGGGCCTGGAAATTGCTCGCCGCCGTGGTTGGATCGAGCCGATCCTGGTCGGGCACCAAAGACATATTACAGAATATCTTACAGAACTTGGCGAACGCAAGTCCAACTGGAAGGTGATTCCGGAAAAGGATCATTCGGTCGCGACTGCAAAGGCAGCTAAACTGGTTCAACAAAGCCGTGCCGACATCCTGATGCGAGGGCGATTGCTGGCACGCGACTTCTTTCAAGCCTTATTCGATCCTGCACTCGGACTGAGAAAGTCGGGGGATTTTTGGACCAATATCGTCGCATTGAAGGTGCCGACTGTTGAGCGATTGTTGCTGCTGTCCGACTGCGCTCTTATCGTCGAGACCGATTTGACCGGACGACTAAGATTGATCGAACGAGTCGTCGAATTCGCCGGTCAACTCGGCATCAAGGACCCGCGGATTGCGCTACTAGCGGCTGTGGAGACAGTGACACCTGGCATGCCAGTGGCATTGGAAGAGGCGATCATTGCCAAGATGAGTGAACGGGGGCAGTTTCCGAAGGGAGTCTCAATCGACGGGCCGCTTTCGCTGGACCTTTCAATCAATCTGAAAGCGGTGGAAAAGAAGAAGATGGAGAGCAAGGTGGCAGGGCTGGCTGACATTCTCATAGTCAATAACATTCACGTCGGCAACGTTCTATTCAAGTCGCTTATTACACTCTGCGGTGCAAGTTCGGCTTCAGTCATAGCCGGGGCGCCGTTTCCGATCATCCTCACGTCGCGCAGTGAAAGCCCGGAAAACATCCTTAATTCCATCGCCCTCGCGATCATTATGGCCGGGCGCAAGTCCAAATATTCCTAA